The region ATGTTCTTTTTTATTTCTGCAATGGGTCACATTTAGTAAGATATTTAATTTAGAGGGGACTATTGATTTTTAAATGAAAGCATATATCAATATTGTGGTGATAGGCGCTCTTTAATGACTACCAGCAAAATAATGATAGATAGGATTATAGAAAATATTGATGCAGAAATTAAAATAGCAGACAGAGTAATTCACAGGAAATGGAATAGGATATGCTGAATGTGTTTTTCTAGATGTCAGACTTCTGCAATAAATATCTTTAGGAAGTGACATACTCTAAATAATTAACTCTTATTAAAAGGATGTGTTTTAACTTTGTGCTGTTCTTTCTTCTTTCAAGGTCATGGATTATATGGGACATTTGAAATGTTGTCTTCTTGGAGGAAAACCAGAGAAGATCAACACGTAAAAGAGAGGACAGCTGTTGTGTATGCAGACACCATGATTTCCTTCTCGCTTACCACTGCCATGTATTTAGTCACCTTTGGGATTGGCGCTAGTCCCTTCACAAACATTGAAGCTGCAAGGATATTTTGTCGCAATTCATGTATAGCAATTTTCTTCAACTACCTCTACGTACTATCATTCTATGGCTCTAGCCTTGTGTTTACTGGGTACATTGAAAACAATTACCAGcatagtatttgctgcagaaaggtGCCAAAGCCTGAAATCCTACAGGTCAAGTCATTGTGGTACAGGTTTCTTATGACAGCGAAATTTAGTGAAGACACAGCAGACTCTGGCGAAACAAATTCTTATGAAAGTCATCTTTTGGTTTGCTTCCTTAGACGCTATTACTGTGACTGGATAACGAATACATATGTAAAACCTTTTGTAGTTCTCTTTTACCTTGTTTATATTTCCTTTGCCTTAATGGGCTACCTACAGGTCAATGAAGGGTCTGATCTGAGTAACATTGTAGCAACTGAGACACGAACCATAACTTACACAGGCATCCAGCAAAAGTATTTCAGCAACTATAGTCCGGTTATAGGCTTTTACATCTATGAGTCTATTGAATACTGGAATACAAGTGTTCAGGAAGATGTTCTTGAGTATACGAAAGGTTTTGTCAGAATATCCTGGTTTGAGAGCTACTTAAGTTATCTCAGAAAACTTAACATGTCTACTGGATTACCCAAAAAGAACTTCACAGATATACTACGGTATTCGTTCCTTAAAAACCCACGTTATGCACAtttttctgaagacattataatacCCAAAAAATACAACAATGAAGTTGATGTGGTGGCCTCTAGGATGTTCTTGATTGCCAAGACCATGGAAACAAACAGGGAAGAACTTTATGATCTCCTTGAAACTTTAAGGAAACTTTCTCTAACCTCCAAAGTAAAATTCATTGTCTTCAATCCATCTTTTGTCTACATGGATAGATATGCTTCTTCGGTGGGAGCTCCATTGCAGAACTCCTGCATAAGTGCTTTGTTCCTGCTCTTTTTTTCCGCATTTCTTGTTGCAAGCTCTATCATCAACATTTGGATTACTCTAACTGTGGCCTCTGTGGAGTTTGGAGTCATTGGATTCATGACTTTATGGAAAGTCGAGTTGGACTGTATATCAGTACTTTGTCTTATCTATGGAATTAATTTCACTATAGACAACTGTGCGCCACTGATATCCACTTTTATTTTGGGAAAGGAATTTACAAGAACTAAATGGGTGAAAAATTCACTGGAAATACATGGGGTAGCCATTTTACAGAGCTACCTCTGTTACACTGTTGGTCTGATCCCTCTTGCAGCTGTGCCTTCAAATTTGACCCGTACACTGTTCAGGTGCTTGTTTTTAATAGCATTTGTCACATTCTTTCATTGCTTTGCCATTTTACCAGTTATGCTTACTTTTGTACCACCttcaaagaagaaaaggaaagagaagAAGACACAGGAAAATCGGGAAGAGATCGAATGTGTTGAAATGGTGGATCTAGATAGCACCAGAGTGGTTGACCAAATTACAACTGTCTGATATATATTTTgctctgtatgttttttttacaccCTAGGTCTTACTATGAGAATGTTTTAATGGAACTTTCCATCTGTATGGGGAAGAAATATTAAAACAAATATCCAATACAATTCTATTGATGGATGTTGCAGAAACTTACTTTTAGCCTAagtaacaaataaataaataaaagacatATACAATGGTATAAGCAGTGGTTACAGGATGCTAGTCTATATGCAGACAATATAGTGGATTTGTTTTCTCTACAGACCTGtggaatgtatatatatatatatatatatatatatatatatatatatacatatatatattgcactttgTGATAAAAGTCAAGAAAGTAAATACAGGGGAATACAATATAAAGTCTGAGTTTGCATCACTCAATTGTTTAAGCAGGAAATGCTATTTTTATGCTGCTTGTAAGGCTGTTACTGTTGCTGAGTCCAAACGCCTACAAAGGTTAGTTGTTATTACAGTTAGTGAACATAATATCTCAGATGTTAAAGTTCAGGATACACTCTTGAAGCTCTGCTGTTGACGTTTTCTTTTATAAGctagtatatattttatatagcaCAAAATATTGAACCTTGTATACATTCTTTATTGAAACACTActaagaaaaaatacaaaaatgtatcaTTGACTGCACAGCACATCCACGTGTAAACTTGAAGGGATTCCTAAATATGATAAATCTATAAACATTATGGATAGTTAAATATCTATACaaatatgtttctttttttgtttgtatgctATTCAGGAGGATGgttatttttttaagtggtttTGCTTTGACAACATTAGATAACCAGAGCTAAAATTCCATTTCCATATGTTTCTCATAactcactaaaggcccttttaggcaCAATGATTTtctctcaaaaatcgctcaaagccatcttttgagtgataatcgttgtgcctaactgcactgatatcgtgcagttttcgttaattcGTCGCTGAAAGattagcgatcagttatcagtaattcacagcgggatacagctgatactattgtttcagctatatcccgctccttgatgacaggctgggtatgaagaaaacagctgtccagctctgttctccataccccgctcagagcgcttggctgtataacagccgggcgctcagagcagagaacagctggatgcagaagacgagtGGGGACACTGTCATAAATACAGAAAAATATATTGATCGTCAGCCAAGCGTCTATTTATGAAGCACCTTTGTTTCATCTTTCGACATATATGAATGCGTTAGAAAAATGAGTTGGGGATTGACTCGTATGCAGTACAACACATTTTCTAATACGAAATGTGGCAGAAAACAATGTCAGGTTCCACAAGACATTGTTTAGCCAATGAAGAGGGTGCGTGCGTTCAGTGCACATAAGGAGAGCAGGGCTGAGCCTCCTGGATTACCTGGTCCT is a window of Eleutherodactylus coqui strain aEleCoq1 chromosome 4, aEleCoq1.hap1, whole genome shotgun sequence DNA encoding:
- the PTCHD1 gene encoding patched domain-containing protein 1; translation: MLRKALHRGLRTCFSRLGFFIASHPVFFVSAPVLISILLGASFSRYKVEENIEYLLAPKHSLAKIERNLVDSLFPVNRSKHRLYSDLQTPGRYGRVIITSSRRANMLDQHHTDLILKFHSAVKRIQVHRPGFNYTFAHICMLSNEKTCIVDDIVHILEELKSARSLNRTNFIITYPITQLKDGKEVYNGHQLGGVTVHSKDRVKSAEAIQLTYYLQAINSINEMVAEKWESVFCETVETFQRLNREVKMYPFTSSSLGEDFQKTSRVAQRYLMTSLMLVVSLAILCCSMQDCVRSKPWLGLLGLVTVTLSTLTAAGIINLTGGKYNSSFLGIPFIMLGHGLYGTFEMLSSWRKTREDQHVKERTAVVYADTMISFSLTTAMYLVTFGIGASPFTNIEAARIFCRNSCIAIFFNYLYVLSFYGSSLVFTGYIENNYQHSICCRKVPKPEILQVKSLWYRFLMTAKFSEDTADSGETNSYESHLLVCFLRRYYCDWITNTYVKPFVVLFYLVYISFALMGYLQVNEGSDLSNIVATETRTITYTGIQQKYFSNYSPVIGFYIYESIEYWNTSVQEDVLEYTKGFVRISWFESYLSYLRKLNMSTGLPKKNFTDILRYSFLKNPRYAHFSEDIIIPKKYNNEVDVVASRMFLIAKTMETNREELYDLLETLRKLSLTSKVKFIVFNPSFVYMDRYASSVGAPLQNSCISALFLLFFSAFLVASSIINIWITLTVASVEFGVIGFMTLWKVELDCISVLCLIYGINFTIDNCAPLISTFILGKEFTRTKWVKNSLEIHGVAILQSYLCYTVGLIPLAAVPSNLTRTLFRCLFLIAFVTFFHCFAILPVMLTFVPPSKKKRKEKKTQENREEIECVEMVDLDSTRVVDQITTV